In Alkalihalobacillus sp. TS-13, the following are encoded in one genomic region:
- a CDS encoding amino acid permease, whose translation MKSRHLFMLSLGGVIGTGLFLNAGFTINQAGAGGALLAYLFGGLILYMVMVCLGELAVYMPVTGSFQTYASRFISPSVGFSLGWMYFVGSAATAGVEFTAAGILMQHWFPDSPVWIWCTIFIAMLFLLNALTTRGFAEAEYWFAGIKVVAVIAFLIIGFAAIFGLIPLNDRPTPFFENLAPSGLFPAGIAIVFITMMNVIFSYQGSELLGIAAGESEDPEKNIPRAIRNVLIRIIVFYIASMVVLSAIFPASEIGLLKSPFVTMMEIAGVPFAADIMNFVILTAILSVGNSCIYASTRLLWSMAHEGMAPKIFGRLSKRKVPFTALVFTMLFSLLSLLTSFMEADTVFVLLMSIAGMAVTISWMGIAMSQFMFRRTFLKEGGKLDDLKFKVALYPFLPLFCLAFCSFILVFLAFDPTQRIGLYYGVGFFIFCMLFYRFKLSNR comes from the coding sequence ATGAAGAGCCGTCATTTGTTCATGCTGTCGCTCGGTGGTGTAATCGGTACAGGGCTTTTTCTAAATGCAGGGTTTACAATCAACCAAGCTGGAGCTGGAGGGGCCTTACTTGCCTACTTATTTGGTGGGTTAATTTTGTACATGGTCATGGTTTGTCTAGGGGAGCTGGCAGTTTATATGCCTGTAACCGGATCATTCCAGACCTATGCTTCACGATTCATCAGTCCATCTGTCGGCTTTTCGCTCGGCTGGATGTATTTCGTCGGCTCGGCCGCTACAGCCGGTGTGGAATTTACGGCAGCGGGGATCCTGATGCAGCATTGGTTTCCGGATAGCCCTGTCTGGATCTGGTGTACGATTTTCATTGCGATGCTTTTTTTACTCAATGCCCTGACGACCCGTGGTTTTGCCGAGGCTGAATATTGGTTCGCAGGGATCAAGGTTGTTGCTGTCATTGCGTTTCTCATCATCGGTTTTGCAGCGATTTTTGGATTGATCCCATTAAATGACCGCCCGACCCCCTTTTTTGAAAATTTAGCGCCTTCGGGATTATTCCCAGCAGGGATCGCAATTGTGTTCATCACGATGATGAATGTCATATTTTCTTATCAAGGTTCCGAACTGCTCGGAATTGCAGCTGGGGAAAGTGAAGACCCGGAAAAAAATATCCCGCGTGCGATCCGGAATGTGCTGATACGGATTATCGTGTTCTACATTGCCTCGATGGTAGTGTTGTCAGCTATTTTTCCTGCATCAGAAATCGGCCTGCTTAAAAGCCCGTTTGTGACGATGATGGAAATCGCCGGTGTCCCTTTTGCAGCGGACATCATGAATTTTGTCATTTTGACGGCGATCCTTTCTGTCGGGAATTCTTGTATATACGCATCAACACGGCTTCTATGGTCGATGGCGCATGAAGGGATGGCACCTAAGATTTTCGGCCGCCTTTCCAAACGGAAAGTTCCGTTTACAGCATTGGTGTTCACGATGCTCTTCTCGCTCTTGTCATTGTTAACTAGCTTCATGGAAGCGGATACTGTGTTCGTCCTGCTTATGTCGATTGCGGGGATGGCAGTTACGATCTCGTGGATGGGGATCGCTATGTCCCAGTTTATGTTCCGTCGCACATTTTTGAAAGAAGGCGGAAAATTGGACGATTTGAAATTCAAAGTTGCGTTGTATCCTTTCCTTCCATTGTTCTGTCTCGCTTTTTGCTCGTTCATTCTCGTATTCTTGGCGTTTGACCCAACTCAGCGCATCGGACTTTATTATGGAGTAGGATTTTTTATATTCTGTATGCTGTTTTATCGGTTTAAACTTTCGAATAGATAA
- a CDS encoding IclR family transcriptional regulator, translating to MQSIDRAMSVVKILSSNSTESWLSITELSKKCELPVSSMHRLLKSMIKHEMIQQDERTKLYGLGTVWLEYGLQVYDTMDYVSKIRPELERLVHEVEESVYLSKPIGTEALIIERIDSEKSSIRVYDQLGIRIPMHIGAANRVMLANMPEKQADTIIEEVLPEQERPKLREILSETKKLGYGVSHSERTEGTSSVAVPVLSHSGKAEGAVSISFVNFNLTDSRLEFLIEKVVETGKRISAKLGYLG from the coding sequence ATGCAATCAATCGATCGAGCAATGAGCGTAGTAAAAATACTGTCATCCAATTCAACGGAGAGCTGGCTATCCATTACAGAACTATCCAAAAAATGCGAACTTCCCGTCAGTTCCATGCACCGTCTGCTAAAATCAATGATCAAGCATGAAATGATCCAGCAAGACGAGCGGACCAAATTATATGGACTTGGTACGGTTTGGCTTGAATATGGCCTGCAAGTATATGACACGATGGATTATGTAAGCAAAATAAGACCCGAACTAGAAAGGCTTGTACACGAAGTAGAGGAAAGCGTCTATCTCAGCAAGCCTATAGGGACAGAGGCTCTCATCATCGAACGGATCGATTCCGAGAAAAGTTCAATTCGGGTATATGATCAACTTGGTATACGAATTCCGATGCATATTGGAGCGGCTAACAGAGTAATGCTCGCCAATATGCCCGAAAAACAAGCGGATACCATTATCGAGGAAGTCCTTCCTGAGCAGGAAAGACCGAAGCTTCGGGAGATTTTGAGTGAAACGAAGAAATTGGGTTATGGAGTCAGTCATTCGGAAAGAACGGAGGGGACATCTTCTGTTGCTGTACCGGTCCTGAGTCATTCAGGTAAAGCGGAAGGTGCCGTAAGCATCAGTTTCGTCAATTTCAACCTGACGGACAGCCGCCTTGAATTCCTGATTGAAAAAGTTGTAGAAACGGGTAAACGGATTTCTGCAAAATTAGGTTATCTGGGCTAG
- a CDS encoding dimethylarginine dimethylaminohydrolase family protein produces the protein MYKNVIVKKPGKSYVKGLTTSDLGTPIYEKALEQHAAYVEALKKCGVSVTYLPANEDFPDSTFVEDTAVLTPEFAVISNPGTASRNGETGEIETTLQKFYGKFHYIKMPGTLDGGDILQVEDHFYIGISDRTNEEGARQLKDILESEGYKGTIVPLKEFFHLKTGISYLGKELIVAAGEFLDHPEFQQYEKITVPPEEQYSANCIRVNDYVIIPKGYEETKRQINNAGFETIELEMSEFQKQDGGLSCLSLRF, from the coding sequence ATGTATAAGAATGTCATTGTTAAGAAACCAGGGAAAAGTTACGTGAAGGGATTGACCACATCCGACCTTGGAACACCTATTTATGAAAAAGCGTTAGAACAGCATGCAGCTTATGTAGAAGCTTTGAAAAAATGCGGCGTTTCCGTTACGTATTTGCCAGCCAATGAGGATTTTCCGGATTCGACTTTTGTAGAGGATACCGCTGTCCTGACACCGGAATTCGCTGTGATCTCGAACCCGGGGACTGCATCCCGAAACGGGGAAACGGGAGAAATCGAAACGACTCTTCAAAAATTCTATGGTAAATTCCATTACATAAAAATGCCCGGAACGTTGGATGGTGGGGACATCCTCCAAGTAGAAGATCACTTTTATATCGGTATTTCCGACCGTACGAATGAAGAAGGTGCACGTCAATTGAAAGATATCTTGGAGTCAGAGGGCTATAAAGGGACGATCGTTCCCTTAAAGGAGTTCTTCCATCTTAAAACAGGTATCTCCTATCTTGGAAAGGAGTTGATCGTAGCTGCGGGTGAATTCCTTGATCATCCAGAATTTCAACAATATGAAAAAATCACTGTTCCACCTGAAGAACAATATTCGGCCAACTGTATACGTGTCAATGACTATGTCATCATTCCAAAAGGATACGAGGAGACAAAGCGCCAGATCAATAATGCCGGATTTGAAACGATTGAACTGGAAATGTCCGAATTCCAGAAACAGGACGGCGGTTTAAGCTGCCTATCGTTACGTTTTTAA
- a CDS encoding dimethylarginine dimethylaminohydrolase family protein — protein MTYCSSMFRSLERVIVKHPKEAFISQENVSKQWELFNYIEEPDFNEALREYQDFILILAKHVPNIDYLPASSEVGLDSLYAHDPVKFTKEGAILLKSGKRSRQPETESYRRFLTDKNIPIIGELTGDAVADGGDIVWLDDRTLVVGRGYRTNDEAIRQLREMTAHQVDEFIVVPLTHDNGEEECLHLMSLISLVDENLAVVYSRLIPVFFRELLINRGIRLIEVPEDEYQNLGCNVLALAPRVCMIVEGTRSTKKQLLNAGATVYEYKGYEISYKGTGGPTCLTCPVVRN, from the coding sequence ATGACATATTGTTCATCCATGTTCAGATCGTTGGAACGTGTGATTGTAAAGCATCCAAAAGAAGCATTCATCAGCCAGGAGAATGTCAGCAAGCAATGGGAATTGTTCAATTACATCGAGGAGCCCGACTTCAATGAAGCACTACGTGAATATCAAGATTTCATTTTGATTTTGGCAAAGCATGTCCCGAACATCGATTATTTGCCTGCATCCTCTGAAGTGGGTTTGGATTCCCTCTATGCACATGATCCTGTCAAGTTCACGAAAGAAGGAGCGATCCTTTTAAAATCTGGGAAACGTTCAAGACAGCCTGAAACAGAGTCATACAGAAGGTTTCTCACAGATAAGAATATCCCGATAATCGGTGAATTGACAGGAGATGCTGTTGCCGATGGCGGTGATATCGTCTGGCTTGACGACAGGACACTTGTTGTTGGACGGGGTTACCGTACAAACGATGAAGCGATCCGCCAATTAAGGGAAATGACTGCCCATCAAGTTGATGAATTCATCGTTGTCCCTCTTACGCATGACAATGGTGAGGAAGAGTGTCTCCATCTTATGTCGCTCATCAGTTTGGTGGATGAAAATCTTGCGGTCGTGTATTCACGGCTGATACCTGTATTTTTCAGGGAGCTTTTGATCAATCGTGGTATCCGCTTGATCGAAGTTCCGGAAGATGAATACCAGAACCTTGGTTGTAATGTACTTGCATTGGCTCCACGTGTCTGTATGATCGTTGAGGGGACCCGTTCGACGAAAAAGCAGCTGCTTAACGCGGGAGCTACGGTTTATGAGTACAAAGGATACGAAATCAGCTATAAAGGCACCGGTGGGCCGACTTGTCTAACATGCCCAGTCGTGCGTAATTAA
- a CDS encoding Na+/H+ antiporter NhaC family protein, whose product MDHMGVLSLIPPIIAIVMALSTRNVIISLFLGLFSGILILSHFNPLNSVKTVIGDYFFLQITDSYNAGILVLLVFIGGFVALLEKSGGAAAFASKIADVIKNRVQTQLAAWLGGIAIFFSELGTPLIIGPVFEPIFDKAKVSREKLAWIIDSTASPVSVMIPFIGWGVYIIGLINTEYERLNITESGWDTFIQSIPYYIYPILAVLIVPLIVITKLDFGPMAKAERRVLETGQLFWPESKPMRKPEVFMEIKENSSKPILVWFPILVLLVTIVGLLIPLGFPFKKIDGNEFRIALTTAYLFAALSLIVLMTLYKVKKLAESFDIYFSGMKRMMDILIILVLAWSLGTVLDKMGTAKYIVQLIDGNIPLFLVPAIIFVVGACMSFANGTSWGTFAIMLPLAIPLAFHLDVSMYACIGAVISGGIFGDHCSPISDTTILSSTGAGTDFKDHNKTQVPIALFNAAISVIALVVGGLVGFETTIYIAVTLMVVGVIFLTKFYNRRTPSSHENYLA is encoded by the coding sequence ATGGACCATATGGGGGTACTGTCTTTAATTCCTCCTATCATAGCGATTGTAATGGCTTTGTCTACAAGAAATGTCATTATTTCATTATTCCTAGGGTTGTTTTCAGGAATTCTGATACTGTCACATTTTAATCCATTAAACTCGGTTAAAACGGTGATTGGCGATTATTTCTTTTTGCAAATTACAGACAGCTATAACGCTGGAATCTTAGTACTGTTAGTTTTTATCGGTGGGTTTGTTGCACTTTTAGAAAAATCAGGAGGCGCGGCTGCTTTTGCTTCTAAGATTGCAGACGTGATAAAGAATCGAGTTCAGACTCAGCTTGCCGCATGGTTAGGTGGGATTGCGATTTTTTTCTCTGAGCTAGGAACACCGTTAATCATCGGGCCTGTTTTTGAACCGATTTTTGATAAAGCTAAGGTTTCAAGAGAGAAATTGGCTTGGATTATTGATTCAACGGCTTCGCCTGTCTCAGTGATGATTCCTTTTATTGGTTGGGGTGTGTATATCATAGGACTCATCAATACAGAATACGAACGTTTAAATATCACAGAATCAGGCTGGGATACCTTTATACAATCTATTCCTTATTATATTTATCCTATTTTAGCCGTTCTCATTGTTCCTTTAATCGTCATCACGAAGCTGGATTTTGGACCAATGGCTAAAGCAGAAAGGCGTGTTTTGGAAACAGGACAACTATTTTGGCCAGAATCGAAACCAATGCGTAAACCAGAAGTGTTCATGGAAATCAAGGAAAACAGCAGTAAACCGATTCTCGTTTGGTTTCCGATTCTCGTTTTATTAGTCACTATTGTCGGTTTGTTAATTCCACTTGGATTTCCATTTAAAAAAATTGATGGAAATGAATTTAGAATTGCCTTAACGACGGCATATTTATTTGCAGCGCTATCCCTTATTGTATTAATGACGCTATACAAAGTGAAAAAATTAGCTGAGTCCTTTGACATTTATTTTTCCGGTATGAAAAGAATGATGGATATTCTTATTATATTGGTACTTGCCTGGTCACTCGGTACAGTTCTTGACAAGATGGGAACAGCTAAATATATTGTTCAATTAATAGATGGAAATATCCCTCTGTTCCTGGTACCAGCCATAATATTTGTCGTCGGTGCTTGTATGTCCTTTGCAAATGGAACCTCATGGGGAACCTTTGCCATTATGCTTCCTTTAGCGATTCCGTTAGCTTTCCACCTTGATGTATCGATGTACGCATGTATAGGGGCTGTCATCTCAGGTGGAATATTTGGAGATCATTGTTCACCAATCTCAGATACAACAATCTTATCCTCAACCGGTGCAGGAACGGACTTTAAAGATCATAATAAAACCCAGGTTCCTATTGCCTTGTTTAATGCGGCCATATCGGTTATTGCCCTTGTGGTTGGGGGATTAGTTGGCTTCGAAACGACCATTTATATAGCAGTGACCTTAATGGTGGTCGGTGTGATTTTTCTTACTAAGTTCTACAATCGAAGAACACCATCGTCTCATGAAAATTATTTGGCATAA
- the argH gene encoding argininosuccinate lyase, which translates to MKLWGGRFRNDENKLMESFNSSLAIDKRLVCEDIAGSLSHVKMLVESKIVTGEEGKKMIEGLNSILADIENNNLLIDGEYEDIHSFVEVNLIKRIGETGKKLHTARSRNDQVAVDMRLYAKKKSSEVMEAIELLQNRLKKKANENPVIMPGYTHLQRAQVVTFKHHLLAYYQMMDRDKRRIQNAMSIMDESPLGCGALAGTTHYINREITAKALGFKKPVDNFLDGVSDRDYLLELMSCFSIVMMHLSRLSEELILWSSQEFQFVEIDDAFSTGSSIMPQKRNPDSAELIRGKTGRVYGSLLALLTTMKGLPLAYNKDMQEDKEPFFDSLDTTLSCLEIMSEIIATLKVNKKNMENAVKTGFLNATDLADYLVKKGVPFREAHGVVGSIVIYCENYEKGIEDLTLEELKSLCTVIDEDIYEYINYQKSLNRGIKSKLVE; encoded by the coding sequence GTGAAGCTTTGGGGCGGGCGTTTCCGAAATGATGAAAATAAATTAATGGAAAGCTTTAATAGCTCACTTGCTATTGATAAAAGACTAGTCTGTGAAGATATTGCCGGCAGTCTGTCGCATGTAAAAATGCTTGTCGAGAGCAAAATTGTGACGGGCGAAGAAGGAAAGAAAATGATCGAAGGATTAAACTCAATTTTAGCCGATATTGAAAATAATAACCTGCTCATTGATGGAGAATATGAAGATATTCATAGTTTTGTAGAGGTGAATTTGATTAAGCGAATTGGTGAAACAGGTAAGAAGCTTCACACTGCAAGAAGCAGAAATGATCAAGTTGCAGTCGACATGCGCTTATATGCGAAAAAGAAATCGTCTGAAGTAATGGAAGCCATTGAATTACTTCAAAACCGTTTAAAAAAGAAAGCAAATGAAAATCCGGTGATCATGCCGGGGTACACCCATTTACAAAGAGCTCAGGTCGTCACGTTTAAACATCACCTGTTGGCCTATTATCAAATGATGGATCGAGATAAAAGGCGAATTCAGAATGCTATGTCGATCATGGATGAAAGTCCACTTGGGTGTGGAGCTTTAGCTGGTACGACCCATTATATTAATCGAGAGATTACCGCCAAAGCATTAGGTTTTAAGAAGCCTGTCGATAATTTCTTAGATGGGGTCAGCGATCGCGATTATTTGTTGGAATTAATGTCGTGCTTCTCCATCGTCATGATGCACCTCAGCAGGCTAAGTGAAGAGCTCATCCTATGGAGCAGTCAAGAGTTTCAATTTGTGGAAATCGATGACGCTTTTTCCACTGGAAGTAGTATTATGCCACAAAAGAGAAATCCTGATTCCGCAGAATTAATCAGAGGAAAAACCGGCCGGGTATATGGTTCATTACTTGCTTTATTAACAACCATGAAAGGATTACCTTTAGCTTATAATAAAGATATGCAGGAAGACAAAGAACCGTTTTTTGATTCACTAGATACCACACTGTCTTGCCTAGAGATCATGTCCGAAATCATTGCCACCTTGAAGGTGAACAAAAAAAACATGGAAAACGCAGTGAAAACCGGGTTCCTTAATGCCACAGACTTAGCCGATTATCTTGTGAAAAAAGGAGTCCCTTTCCGAGAGGCACATGGGGTAGTAGGCTCCATCGTTATTTACTGCGAGAACTATGAAAAGGGCATCGAAGATTTAACATTAGAAGAATTAAAATCTCTCTGTACAGTTATTGATGAAGATATTTATGAGTATATCAATTATCAAAAAAGCCTGAATAGGGGTATAAAAAGCAAGTTAGTAGAATAG
- a CDS encoding Na+/H+ antiporter NhaC family protein → MLYTTVPGLIIVLGVYWYLGRQFTSDLVDAGEIDGVLNTLQDQFLVTPWLLLIPVFVILLVSRKVSALPALIAGVILGSLTHVFVLGGFAADTVNSMQVGFSIESGNELVDELMNRGGIDEMMYTISLILVAAIFGGVMENSFTKCAPHPNKPFNVSPPSTSKITCLIR, encoded by the coding sequence ATGCTTTATACGACCGTTCCTGGACTCATCATCGTACTTGGCGTTTACTGGTACCTGGGAAGGCAATTTACTTCCGATTTGGTTGATGCCGGGGAAATCGACGGTGTGTTGAATACGCTGCAGGATCAATTTCTTGTCACACCATGGCTTCTCCTGATCCCTGTCTTTGTTATTCTTCTTGTTTCCCGTAAGGTATCGGCTCTTCCAGCCCTTATTGCCGGTGTGATTCTTGGTTCATTGACCCATGTATTTGTGCTAGGCGGCTTCGCAGCGGATACTGTTAATTCTATGCAGGTCGGTTTTAGTATCGAATCAGGAAATGAACTGGTGGACGAGCTGATGAATCGTGGTGGAATTGATGAGATGATGTACACCATCTCTCTCATTTTAGTTGCAGCTATCTTTGGTGGTGTTATGGAGAATAGCTTCACGAAATGTGCCCCCCATCCTAACAAGCCTTTCAATGTCTCCCCTCCTTCTACTTCCAAAATCACCTGTCTGATTCGTTAA